One genomic segment of Sphingobacteriales bacterium includes these proteins:
- a CDS encoding c-type cytochrome: MKRRHILCFFGIILFNLCQLDGLAAENLSDSAGKILFRENCASCHEIGRVLTGPDLKGISERRTKDWLIRFIRNSAEMIEANDPQAVRIFREFKEVNMPATSLSDSEIVLIINYIENYIPVAEKALTRKSPSTQQRGVKIPLLLLLSASLFLMFFLLFLVLILCRSRAGKDIPLLPAFVRFLNMIPLSFYVTLLVLLVTIMLVSANNYYRKLYILKQFSATRTTIDFSHQQHYEDYQINCVYCHVSSLSMKTANLPTATHCMKCHNYIRKGEKTGEKEISKLLKLVEKNMDIEWETGYRLSRHVHFDHALHTISGGFECIDCHTDPADVRIQKGDFTMKWCINCHKKNNYSAENNIPGIKAGQQVRTDCILCHY, from the coding sequence TTGAAAAGACGCCATATTTTATGCTTTTTCGGGATTATTTTGTTCAACCTGTGTCAGTTAGATGGCTTAGCTGCTGAAAATTTATCTGATTCAGCAGGAAAAATTCTCTTTCGTGAGAATTGCGCAAGCTGTCACGAAATCGGACGTGTATTAACCGGCCCCGACCTGAAAGGCATTTCTGAGAGAAGGACAAAAGATTGGCTGATCAGATTTATCCGGAATTCTGCTGAAATGATTGAGGCCAATGATCCGCAGGCTGTCAGGATATTCAGGGAGTTTAAAGAAGTCAATATGCCGGCAACAAGCTTATCAGACAGCGAGATTGTATTGATTATCAATTATATAGAAAACTATATTCCGGTTGCTGAAAAGGCCTTGACACGCAAATCGCCATCCACTCAACAGCGTGGCGTAAAAATACCGCTTTTACTCCTGCTATCTGCTTCATTGTTTTTAATGTTTTTTTTACTCTTTCTTGTTCTAATCCTTTGCAGATCAAGAGCAGGCAAAGATATACCTTTGCTTCCTGCTTTTGTCAGGTTCTTAAATATGATTCCTTTAAGTTTTTATGTTACACTACTTGTTTTATTGGTAACCATTATGTTGGTTTCCGCAAATAATTACTACCGGAAACTTTATATTCTAAAGCAATTCTCTGCAACCCGAACAACGATAGACTTCAGCCATCAGCAACATTACGAGGATTATCAGATAAACTGTGTTTACTGCCATGTCTCCTCATTAAGCATGAAAACAGCCAACCTTCCGACCGCCACACATTGCATGAAATGTCATAACTACATCAGAAAAGGAGAAAAGACAGGTGAGAAAGAAATTTCAAAACTTTTAAAACTGGTGGAAAAAAACATGGATATTGAGTGGGAAACAGGATACCGGCTGTCCCGTCATGTTCATTTCGACCATGCACTACATACAATAAGTGGTGGATTCGAATGCATTGACTGCCATACTGATCCGGCAGATGTGCGCATTCAGAAAGGAGACTTTACCATGAAATGGTGTATCAACTGCCACAAAAAAAACAATTATTCTGCAGAAAACAACATTCCGGGAATAAAAGCAGGTCAACAGGTCAGAACGGATTGCATCTTGTGTCATTATTAA